In Phyllostomus discolor isolate MPI-MPIP mPhyDis1 chromosome 2, mPhyDis1.pri.v3, whole genome shotgun sequence, the following are encoded in one genomic region:
- the KRT1 gene encoding keratin, type II cytoskeletal 1 — translation MSRHFSSRSGYRSGGGFSSGSAGIVSLQRRTTSCSVRRSGGGGGRFSGGRCGGGGAGGGFGSRSLVNLGGSKSISISVAGGGGRSGFGGGFGFGGGSFGGGGFGGSFGSGGLGGGFGSGGGFGGGGFGGGGFGGGFGPVCPPGGIQEVTINQSLLQPLNVEIDPEVQKIKSQEREQIKSLNNQFASFIDKVRFLEQQNQVLQTKWELLQQVDTSTRTQNLEPYFESYINNLRKRVDQLKGDQSRMDSELKNMQDLVEDYRNKYEEEINKRTNAENEFVTVKKDVDAAYMNKVELQAKVDNLRQEIEFFTALYQMELSQMQTHISDTNVILSMDNNRSLDLDSIIAEVKAQYEEIAQRSKAEAEALYQTKYEELQITAGQHGDNLKNSKMEISELNRMIQRLRSEIDSVKKQISALQQSISDAEQRGENALKDAQNKLNELEDALQKAKEDLARLLRDYQELMSTKLALDLEIATYRTLLEGEESRMSGECAPNVSVSVSTSHTSISGSGGRGGGGSFGYGSSGGGSYGGGSGGGGSYGSGGGGGGSFGGAGGSSGGHRGSSGGGGGSSGGRGSATGGSFGSSGGRGSSSGGTKTSSGSSSVKFVSSSYSRGTR, via the exons ATGAGTCGACACTTTAGTTCCAGGTCTGGGTACCGGAGCGGAGGAGGCTTCAGTTCTGGCTCTGCCGGGATAGTCAGCTTACAACGCAGAACTACTAGCTGCTCTGTGCGCCGTAGTGGGGGAGGTGGCGGGAGATTTTCAGGTGGCAGATGTGGTGGTGGGGGAGCTGGTGGTGGCTTTGGAAGTCGAAGTCTTGTGAACCTTGGTGGCAGTAAAAGTATCTCCAtcagtgtggctggaggaggTGGACGTAGTGGTTTTGGTGGTGGTTTTGGCTTTGGGGGTGGTAGTTTCGGTGGTGGTGGATTTGGGGGTAGTTTTGGCAGTGGTGGTTTGGGTGGTGGCTTTGGTAGTGGAGGTGGTTTTGGTGGAGGTGGTTTTGGTGGAGGTGGTTTTGGGGGTGGTTTTGGGCCTGTTTGCCCCCCTGGTGGCATACAGGAAGTCACCATCAACCAGAGCCTCCTGCAGCCTCTCAATGTGGAGATTGACCCTGAGGTCCAAAAAATAAAGTCTCAAGAAAGGGAGCAAATCAAGTCACTCAACAACCAATTTGCCTCCTTCATTGACAAG gtGAGGTTCCTGGAGCAGCAGAACCAGGTGCTGCAAACAAAATGGGAGTTGCTGCAGCAGGTAGACACCTCCACCAGGACCCAAAACTTAGAACCTTACTTTGAGTCATATATCAACAATCTCAGAAAGAGAGTGGACCAACTGAAGGGCGATCAATCGCGAATGGATTCAGAACTGAAGAACATGCAAGACCTGGTGGAAGATTACCGGAACAA GTATGAGGAAGAGATCAACAAACGGACAAATGCAGAGAATGAATTTGTGACTGTCAAAAAG GATGTGGATGCTGCTTACATGAACAAAGTGGAACTTCAAGCCAAAGTTGACAACTTGCGTCAGGAAATTGAGTTCTTCACAGCACTCTACCAAATG GAGCTGTCTCAGATGCAGACTCACATCAGTGACACTAATGTCATCCTCTCCATGGACAACAACCGCAGCCTGGACCTGGACAGCATCATTGCTGAGGTCAAGGCCCAGTATGAGGAGATCGCCCAGAGGAGCAAGGCTGAGGCCGAGGCCCTGTACCAGACCAAG TATGAAGAGCTCCAGATCACTGCTGGCCAACATGGAGacaatttgaaaaattcaaagaTGGAGATTTCTGAGCTGAATCGGATGATCCAGAGACTTAGATCTGAAATTGACAGTGTAAAGAAGCAG ATCTCTGCGCTGCAGCAGTCCATCAGCGATGCTGAGCAGCGTGGTGAGAATGCCCTCAAAGATGCCCAGAACAAGCTGAATGAGCTGGAGGATGCCCTGCAGAAAGCCAAGGAAGACCTGGCCCGCCTGCTGCGGGACTACCAGGAGCTCATGAGCACCAAGCTGGCCCTAGATCTGGAGATTGCCACCTATAGGACCCTCTtggaaggagaggaaagcag gaTGTCTGGAGAGTGTGCCCCCAACGTGAGTGTGT CTGTGAGCACAAGCCACACCAGCATCAGCGGAAGTGGTGGCCGAGGAGGCGGTGGTAGCTTCGGCTACGGCTCCTCTGGAGGTGGCAGCTATGGAGGCGGCTCTGGCGGAGGTGGCAGCTACGGCTCCGGAGGCGGCGGTGGAGGCAGCTTCGGTGGCGCCGGCGGCAGCAGTGGGGGACACAGAGGCAGTTCTGGAGGGGGCGGCGGCAGTTCAGGAGGCAGGGGCTCCGCCACTGGCGGCAGCTTCGGCTCCTCGGGAGGCCGGGGATCCAGCTCTGGGGGCACAAAGACCTCCAGTGGCAGTTCCAGCGTGAAGTTTGTTTCTTCCAGCTATTCCCGAGGAACCAGATAA